The DNA window TTTGTCTTGGAGAGGGAAACGTCTGGAGCTTTTCGAGTATAAAAAGGGGGAAATCACATCGGCCTTCCCTTTTGGATGACGCCTTTCTGGTGTTTTGGGAGGCTCGGCTGCGAGTCCTGTTTTGCTCGATGCTGGCGGTTTTTGCTCTTGGTTCTCAAGCGATTTGACTGGAATTTCATCCGGGCCTGGCCCATCGAAGGAAGGAAAACAGCGTTTGCGAAGATTCAGGCAGAGCCCAAAGACTTCATCTGCGGAGCTATAGCCCGAATCCGGCGAGTTTATCGACTGACAAGACAAGTCTGCCCCGCTAGTTCTTGGAAGCAGTCGAGGACGTCGAGGCGGTTGTCGAAACATCCTTGTCTATATCGAATTCTCGACAAGTTCCGGATGTATGGCCCCTGAAAGTCGGGGACATGAAGAAACGAATGAACTATTGTACGATAATCTGAACAATACTGCCACGATAGACAGAACTTTCCCTCGGCGAAATTACCTACCTTGTTGAGATGGTGAGTTTTATTGATGCTTGGAAGAAGAATTCCGTAGGGAAGAGAGGCAAAGGTGAAGTGAGGATGTAGAGAGGAGTTTGGGTGGAGGGGAAGGAGTCATGCTAGAAGCACCTAATGTCTTGCCCTACCTTAGTTGATCACAAATTGGAAGTCGTAGAATCGGCGACACTTACTTAGAATGACCAAAGAGATTAAAGCTTGAGGTAATCACGATATTGCTGCTCCGTGGTCTCACGACGTGCCTGTTCGAAGATTAAGATCCAGCATCTTTCAGGTATGACAGAGAGCCATATGATCTTGGTAACgcatattataaatttatttaatagtcAATAATCAGCAGTGTTTCAAGCCTAGGACCTCATGACTCGTCCAAACTCCGTGGTGAATCTTGTAAGATCGAGCCAGCTCAGATATATTCCTCACCCATCTTTGTCGCAATATTGTCAAAGTACGAATTCGTGTAATCCAGCCAGTTCTGTGTCGTTTCCAGGCTTCCCAAGACGCAATAGCTTGTGCCGATAAGGGAATCACCTCCCTTCTTGTCCGCAGAAGCCTCCCAGAACATGGTTCCGCCGAGACCATGCTCCAGCACGTATTCTGCCTTCTCCTGAACCACGCTGGGAGTATCGTAGGAGATAAATTCGTGTTTTCTCTCGTCGTAACTGAAAGAAGCATGGGCTATTGGATCGTATATGATTGTAGCTCCTTCCTTGGGAAGTGCCTTATAATCCCAGACGCCTTGCTGCCCCCAGGAGCCCTTACCAACACTACTAAAGGTCTTTCCAAGGCCCAAGTTCTCTTCAAAGGAGCGACCGAAGACAGGGATGCCGAGGACAATCTTTTCAGCGGGCACCCCGGATCTAAGATAGTCCCCGATAGCATAGTCTGTATTGATCGCTGTTTCGAAGCTTTCATTGAGGGTGTAGTCGATATTGAGCTTTGTGACAGGACGTTTGTAAGGGAACAGGTTGGCGTTATGGCCACTGATGTGATCCCAGCTTCCAGAGTAGTCATAAGCCATGAGGTTGATTTGGTCAACAATTCCGCTCATATGGTTCAGTTGAAGCTTTAAGTAATGCTCAGGAGCAGCTGGGGCGGCAGTAGACAGTAGGAAACGATGACCAGAGGCGTATTTTCCTGCATGTATGTCGAGCTCATTCCGTATAGCctgaaggaggaggactAAATTAGTAGCATCGATTTCATCATCCGGAAACTCCCAGTCGATATCGATACCGTCGAAACCCCAATTCCACATCAGGTCGACTGAAGTCGAGGCGAATCTGGCACGGTTGTCAGGTGTGCTTGCGGCCGAGCTGAAGTTCGCAGACCCGGCCCCCGACCCGCCGATGGAGAGCAGAGTCTTGAGCTGACGATTGGATTTCTTCAACAGGAAAAGTTGCTTCACACATCCGTACGCATTTCTTTTATGTTCATCGTAGCCTATTCTGTCGTCAGCTGTGAAGTTAAGGTAAAGAAGGTAGACTCACTGTCTCCGTTAAATTGTGCCACAAAGTCGGCATGTTCGTCTTTAGAGTATCTCATATTTGATTAGCCTGATTTGGGTGTTTAGGTCATACTGCGTTCCACTTACACTGTTCCGTCGGGTTTGACACCCAAGAATGCGTAGAGTACGTGAGAGATGTGGGATACATCCATATGCTGAGGGTAAAAGCCTCTGTCATGAATGCACCTGACAGTGTTAATAAAGTGCTATGCTTGATAAAGTGAGATCACAAACCAGTTGACGAAATAAACAGCGTTCACATGTCCTCCTGGGGCATACTCTGGTGACCGGAGAGAGTGACCAGGACGGGATGCATGGCACGGCCGAGTTGCGAGAAGAATGGCAACAACCGCCAGGCGGTGGAGAAACGACAGCATACCTAATTCGCCTTTATTGATGAGAAGCCGAGTATcagtatttataaagaatCAATGTTGGAGATGAAAGGATTAGATTTTGTTGACTGTGTTGAGAACTGGGAGGCAAGTTGATTGATATATAAAGAGCGAAGCGGGAGAGGACTAACTCCAAGGGAAGGAACACTCGAGGTATCATTTCCAGACTCCCACATTATGGAAGGAAGGTATTGTCTCCCTTAGTaggttagtacctaggtGGTTCTGTTATAGGTTGTATcttaaggtaaggtaaggtactaaggtaggtactgaaACATCGTGCAATGGTGCGTACCTTAGGTAGTAAGGTAGTTACCTACCTTGGTATGTACGCCTACCACGCTGATTTGATGTCTCTGTAACTCGAACTTGAGTCGGGCAGGACAAGTTTCCGCATCACATGGACGTTGTGTAAAGTGTCAGTCAACGATATTGTATCACAACATCAAGTGAAGTACCTAGTATGAATTCATTTAAGTGCATGTTGTGGTGTAGTCCTTACTAAGGTATTCTACTCAGTCTGAACTAAGGTATTATCTATCCTTTCGTCATATGTAATTTCTTTCGAGGTCAACGTAGGTCTTTGCAACTACATTGGTAGGCAGGCACTCAACTATAGCAGTCATCATTTTCGTGTCTTTGGTGTAGAGGTATGATAGATGTAAGTTATATCCATTTTCTTCATTACACTATGTTCCGTGCCAGGGTCGACCTTGAGGTGCATGAAGCCCAACACAACACGGTGACGCCGTGCGTCGTGATCTACATATAACTTCAATATTCGTGACTCACGTTGGCTTGGTCTGCAGCTACATTATTCTCGTTTGTACCGGATCACCGATTTATGGGTTTCCCTTGGACGACTCTTCGCTCCGATATCAATCGATCAATTACGATGCAAGGAACGATAAACAGCCCTCGATAGAGATTTCTTGTACTCTTCTGTTGGATTATGACCCCGTGATTTCTCACTGTAAGATTTATCATGCGCTCTGTATCCCTAATTGCGGTAACGCTCGTTTTGTCAGCTTCCTAGCATACTTTTGAGGccagtaaatatactttactcTCAAGCCGACTGATGAATCATTGAAAATAAATATTGACGCCGGTAGATCGTACCAAGCAAGTCATTTAATGTCTGTTGCAGCTCTGAGGTAGGTTTCTGAATAAGTCAAGGATATCGCAGCACAAAGACATTAACATTCCACATCACGCTACCCTACACTCTTACGCGGGGTCATATCGTCCAGCTCAGCAGTAAAACATTCACAAGCCTCCACAAACCCATCGCGAACAACGATCAAGGCTAAATCAACAAGCCGAGGCTCTTCAGGATGTCCAGTGTTAGTCTCGACCCCCCCAACAAACTAGTCCACCGTAACTGATGCTGATCCCAAGGCTTGCAGCACGGCATAGCCCGCGCTGCGCGGTCACGGACAGAAGAACAGCGCCAGCAGGATCTCGTCAGGATCCAAAAGTACTGTGGTCTCGAGGACGATATACGCCAACAGGTTAGTTCTAGCCGAACATGCAAGGGTCGTGTTTCTCACGCATATGCAGATATCCGACAACAACTACGGTGCCGAAACATTCCAGCTTACATCGAAGCTGCTACGGCTCAACCCTGAATACTACACAATATGGAACGCCCGCAGGCGCTGTCTAATCTATGGCTTATTGTCCAAACCCTCGGCTGGATCGCCGCACTCGAAGGAGTCGCAGAATACCTCAGCGATAGGCACTCACACAGCCTCGTCCGACGCTTCAttgccctcctcctcgaccgAGATCCCGCCACGCCCCGCCCCCCCGACAGCTGGGAAGACTGGTACAACGACTGATAGCGATGCCGATACCAACGTGATACGCTCCGAACTGGGCTTCACTGTTCCCCTGCTGATGGAATTTCCCAAGTGCTACTGGATATGGAATTATCGACTATGGACGCTTGACCGCGCCATCGAAAGACTTGACGTATCCATAGCTCGGCACATTTGGGAAGAGGAACTAGGTCTTGTCAGCAAGATGCTCACTAAAGACCGACGAAACTTCCACGCCTGGGGCTACCGTCGCCACGTTGTAGCGCAGCTTGAGAGCTCCGTGCTCAACGGTCAGAGCCTGGTAGAGCTCGAGTTTGAGTATACCACCAAAAAGATCCATGAGGATCTGTCCAATTTCTCAGCATGGCATAACCGAAGTCAGCTCATTACAAGGCTTCTGAATGAGCGCAAAGCAGACAACGCGTCTCGCAAAGATTTACTTGACAAAGGTTTGTTTTGTCCTGCAATATATTGCACAATGGCTAATCTGGATTAGAAATTGAGCTTATTCGCGAAGCGTTGAATGTTGGACCCGAAGACCAGTCTTTATGGTACTATCACCAGTTCCTAGTATTGAACCTCGCAAATCCTTCATCAACCCGCCAAATAGCGCCAAATCTGACGATGGAGGAGCGCAAGTCATACATTTACGATGAAGTAACCGAAATCAAGGATCTACTACAAGACTACAAGGACATAAAATGGATCTACGAGGCTCTTGTTGAGTACGCAATCGCATTTAACCAACTCACGGGGCAGCCATTCGAGCCTGAGAGTCGAAGTGATGTGACATCTTGGTTACAGATTCTCAGGAAATTAGACCCGAAACGAAACGGACGGTGGAGTGATTTGGAAAAGGACTTGGGCTCACCACAGACATGATTATGAACCCATTAACTATCTAATATATGTATACCACACGTCGTTAGACCATGATGTACGGAGTAGCATTAAATTCGTTGATAACCCCTATCACCGAACATTTGTGAACGCAAATGTTTCAAAGTCCTCCAGCATTGGTATCAATGTGCCCGTTAAATGAAAACCTCTTACACGCTCTCTAGACTCTTGGATGCCCCCTCCCACTACCCCTTGGTCTACCTCTACCTCTGCCTCGGCCTCGCACACCTCCTCGCCCCCCACGACCAGCGCCACGTCTTGCCGGAATATCCCCGTCACTACCGGAATCCGATCCTAACACCGACATTGAATCACTGATATCTGCTTCCGAATCTGAATCGCCAATTCTGACAACTGTCGGCTGTGGAGGTCGCCGAactggaggtggtggcgAAGGGCTGCGCGAGCTTTCGTTATGGGCCGAGGATTGAGAGTGTGATCTATTACCGAGATGTTCACTGTGCTGACTAGGACTACGAGCAGCCCCCTTCGGCTCTTCTGCTGTCGGCTCATCCATTACCGCCAGAGGAGCCTTGAAGGTTGGCGCAGGTGTGGACGCCCCTGACTGTGCTGCAGTCACATTGGCTAAAGTAGTTGTGGATTTGCGTTTGCCTatcttgaacttcttccCCTTAAGTGCCATTCGTTCAGCCATGGACACAAGCTGCGTTCCTCCGTTGCCCGATTTGGGCGGCGGTGGGGATACAGAATCTCGAGCAGATCCGTTGTCAATACCCTCGGATCGTTGAGTACGGCGAGCACTTCGCGAGGCTCGATTATCAGGGTTGCCTGATATTGACCGGGCGTCTGCTTCTAAAGGGTCTACAGCAGATGATTCCGCTGCAAGGGTGGTTACCTCAGATTTTCTAGGCCTTCCTCGACGTCGGGGTTGCGGAGGTTCTGCTATAGCCTCCGAAGGAGCCGTACGGAGCTCGGCAGCTAGCTGTGCTTCGAGTTCATCAACCATTCTGCCGTGTTCGACATCACTGTCGttgccttggtcttggatggACTCGTCAGTGAATTCGGTTGTATCATCCGCGGCTAAAACTTGAGACAAGCGTGACTTTCGAGGTCGACCCTTGGGCCAACCTCTCTGGCCGCCTGTTGGCTTCTTGGAAGAACTAGCTGGCGTACATTGGGAAGTAGCAGATGCAATCTTAGGGGGGCGACCACGGCGTTTAGAGGGAGTCTTGGTCTCAAGGACAGACTTAAGGTCTTCTTCAATGGAGGGTTGCGGTGCGGGGGATGATGTTCCGAATAAGGCGCGAACTGCGTTAGCAGCCATATCGACAGCTGACATCTTCTCTCCCTGTGCGCCGACAGCGGATGTTTTAGGCTTTTTTGCTTGCGTGCGCTCTTCTTCGAACTCGTCTGAGTCAACGTCCGCCTCCACGTATGATGCTATGGGTTTGGCGTGTCGAAGTTCAGGCTCATTTGCATCAAACAGCAGCTGACCCCGTTTTCTAGATGGGACTGGAGCGGCAGCCGcagccggagccggagtcGGGTGCGGAGCTGGGGTCTGATCTGGTGTGTCCTGGGCGCCGTCTGTTCCCGTGTCTTGTGCAGTGCTCGGGTCCCTTGTATCCTGGCCAGGCTGATCCATGACAGCCTCAGGGGTAGCTGGCGGCCCATTGAACAGCGCAGGGTCCATGCTATCCAGAAAATCTGCTTCTGGCTCTGCCGCGAGACGAGGCTTCTTATGGTGGGACTTGCCAACAACAAAATCGGGATCCTCGTTTTCTCGTTTGGCCTTTCTCTTGGCTGCGCGGATAGACTTCTTGACGAACTCCGGGATATCTGGCTCGGATGGTCGCATGGCTTCCTCAGATGGAGCCTGGAAAGGGTCAAAGAGAATCTTGTCGGGTGTATCGTCTGGTTCATAGTATCCCATACCAATGCGCTGTCGTGCCACCAGTGAAGGATCAGGGTAGAGGGAGGTATCAGCGTCTTCAGCCTGTGACATATCCATCGCCATGGACTGATCGGCCGGCCCGGCATTCTCCTCGTGGTATGGTGGATATGGTCCTTCCATGGTGTTATCAGCCAAAGACTGGTCGCCTTGACCAAGAACATGACTCTGATCTCCGTAGCCGTTCATGCCAGGTGCGTGCATACCGCTAGGAGGATCATGCTCTGCGTCTTGCATGGAGTCATCTGCTTCATCCTGCTCGGTAATATCTAGTGCCTTGGCATTATCGGCCTGCTCTCTtaatctcttcatccttctaCTGTCCTTGCTGCGACTTTCCTCTCCAGCAGCCTTCAACCATGAAAGGTTGTGTACTCGGAAGTCGACAAGTGCTTCCACACTTCGATCATCGGCAATCGGGCGGGTATCATGTCCCAGCAGGGTGTTCTTAGGTGTGTAGGGGTCTGTATGGCCTTGTCGGCGACAGTGGCCACAATTGCATATACCTAAGCACTTCGGACATTGCCATTGCTCATCCTCAAGCACTTTCTGTGGCAACATATCAAAGGCTCGATAAAGAACGCCATAACAATAGGATTCAGTGCAGCCAGGGTTGGTGCATTGGTGTACTCGGTAGGCATAGTCCTTGTGACAACAGACGTGGCATCGCCTAAGctctcccttcttcttcttgcgttTGTACTTCTTCTTTGGTTTTCCTTCGCCATCGACCTCGGGCTCCGACTCGCTTGGCGTAATTTCGCGTTCTGGCTGAGTGATGTCTTTCCAGGGTcgtcttctcaaggcttctTGGCAAATTTGTGCCAACGACTTCTTTCCTGAGCGCTGTCTGGCGATCTCTAAGGGCTGAGGCGAGGTTTCAAAGTCAACAAATCCGTCGTTCTTGATAATCATTGAACGCCAATCCTCATAGTTATTGACCAAGTCAGCCCAAGACCATTGCTCACACCATTGAAGGCCCGAAAGGCAGGCACAAGAGCGTCCCATGGCGTAGCATTCCATGCAAACGTCATAAGTATCCTCATCGCCGTTCATCAGCGTCCGAGTACAATGTTTGCATGTTAAAAACCGGTTGAAGATATTTGAACGGCAATATGAGCATGTGATGCACGAGTCAAACTCGATAAACTCGAcgtccttctccttgtgAGCGAACATTTCGTCAATGAGAATCTCAGTAAACAGACTAAATAGCTTTTTGAAGTCACCGGCAAGCTGTCTAGCACGAGGTGAGCTCCTGAGAATGTCTTGACCAAGTCCTATGAAACTCATCGATG is part of the Fusarium fujikuroi IMI 58289 draft genome, chromosome FFUJ_chr07 genome and encodes:
- a CDS encoding probable endochitinase, with translation MLSFLHRLAVVAILLATRPCHASRPGHSLRSPEYAPGGHVNAVYFVNWCIHDRGFYPQHMDVSHISHVLYAFLGVKPDGTVYSKDEHADFVAQFNGDSYDEHKRNAYGCVKQLFLLKKSNRQLKTLLSIGGSGAGSANFSSAASTPDNRARFASTSVDLMWNWGFDGIDIDWEFPDDEIDATNLVLLLQAIRNELDIHAGKYASGHRFLLSTAAPAAPEHYLKLQLNHMSGIVDQINLMAYDYSGSWDHISGHNANLFPYKRPVTKLNIDYTLNESFETAINTDYAIGDYLRSGVPAEKIVLGIPVFGRSFEENLGLGKTFSSVGKGSWGQQGVWDYKALPKEGATIIYDPIAHASFSYDERKHEFISYDTPSVVQEKAEYVLEHGLGGTMFWEASADKKGGDSLIGTSYCVLGSLETTQNWLDYTNSYFDNIATKMGEEYI
- a CDS encoding related to c-module-binding factor encodes the protein MPTSLHPQAKFDPIPPDLDLYSLVDKTPNFKWVQRVSRTQIRNLGQQELEKLVLIHVIAGGKPLVIDGWDGVLPTGIFDVRWLEETYDKRQENVRDINAGSDIPMTMGHYLRSMRQLANQWTPTNFRDERRQRLYLKDIDCPPEWRDALQKVIHPNLFYLNENASEAGGSQQKEDAFRDEAAAAPAGDLMSSLPEEMRAQNLMCYIGHEGTYTPAHREMCASLGQNIMVEASEDEKGEKPGSSIWFMTESKDREVVREYFLSMLGHDIEIEKHFAQINAWKKAPFDVYVIEQRVGDFILIPPLAAHQVWNRGTRTIKVAWNRTTAETLELALHEALPKARLVCRDEQYKNKAIIFFTLQKYYRQLQKLEEDAEMTSMSFIGLGQDILRSSPRARQLAGDFKKLFSLFTEILIDEMFAHKEKDVEFIEFDSCITCSYCRSNIFNRFLTCKHCTRTLMNGDEDTYDVCMECYAMGRSCACLSGLQWCEQWSWADLVNNYEDWRSMIIKNDGFVDFETSPQPLEIARQRSGKKSLAQICQEALRRRPWKDITQPEREITPSESEPEVDGEGKPKKKYKRKKKKGELRRCHVCCHKDYAYRVHQCTNPGCTESYCYGVLYRAFDMLPQKVLEDEQWQCPKCLGICNCGHCRRQGHTDPYTPKNTLLGHDTRPIADDRSVEALVDFRVHNLSWLKAAGEESRSKDSRRMKRLREQADNAKALDITEQDEADDSMQDAEHDPPSGMHAPGMNGYGDQSHVLGQGDQSLADNTMEGPYPPYHEENAGPADQSMAMDMSQAEDADTSLYPDPSLVARQRIGMGYYEPDDTPDKILFDPFQAPSEEAMRPSEPDIPEFVKKSIRAAKRKAKRENEDPDFVVGKSHHKKPRLAAEPEADFLDSMDPALFNGPPATPEAVMDQPGQDTRDPSTAQDTGTDGAQDTPDQTPAPHPTPAPAAAAAPVPSRKRGQLLFDANEPELRHAKPIASYVEADVDSDEFEEERTQAKKPKTSAVGAQGEKMSAVDMAANAVRALFGTSSPAPQPSIEEDLKSVLETKTPSKRRGRPPKIASATSQCTPASSSKKPTGGQRGWPKGRPRKSRLSQVLAADDTTEFTDESIQDQGNDSDVEHGRMVDELEAQLAAELRTAPSEAIAEPPQPRRRGRPRKSEVTTLAAESSAVDPLEADARSISGNPDNRASRSARRTQRSEGIDNGSARDSVSPPPPKSGNGGTQLVSMAERMALKGKKFKIGKRKSTTTLANVTAAQSGASTPAPTFKAPLAVMDEPTAEEPKGAARSPSQHSEHLGNRSHSQSSAHNESSRSPSPPPPVRRPPQPTVVRIGDSDSEADISDSMSVLGSDSGSDGDIPARRGAGRGGRGGVRGRGRGRGRPRGSGRGHPRV
- a CDS encoding related to geranylgeranyl transferase alpha chain, which translates into the protein MSSHGIARAARSRTEEQRQQDLVRIQKYCGLEDDIRQQISDNNYGAETFQLTSKLLRLNPEYYTIWNARRRCLIYGLLSKPSAGSPHSKESQNTSAIGTHTASSDASLPSSSTEIPPRPAPPTAGKTGTTTDSDADTNVIRSELGFTVPLLMEFPKCYWIWNYRLWTLDRAIERLDVSIARHIWEEELGLVSKMLTKDRRNFHAWGYRRHVVAQLESSVLNGQSLVELEFEYTTKKIHEDLSNFSAWHNRSQLITRLLNERKADNASRKDLLDKEIELIREALNVGPEDQSLWYYHQFLVLNLANPSSTRQIAPNLTMEERKSYIYDEVTEIKDLLQDYKDIKWIYEALVEYAIAFNQLTGQPFEPESRSDVTSWLQILRKLDPKRNGRWSDLEKDLGSPQT